Within the Acidobacteriota bacterium genome, the region GACATCGAGGGATTTCGTTTCAACACCGTGATCTCGTCGCTCATGGAATTCACCAATGCCCTTCATGAAGCCGCCAGGAAGCCGGTTGGAAGAGAGGCCTTTGTGGAAGCCACCGACGCGCTGCTCCTGATGCTGGCGCCGGTCGCCCCCTTTATGGCGGAGGAACTGTGGGCCTTGAAGGGGCGATCCTACTCGATTCACCAGCAGCCCTGGCCCAAGGCCGACCGCCTTCTGGCGGCCGAAGAGGAGATCACGCTGGTGCTTCAGGTCAACGGCAAGGTGCGGGGGCGACTGAGCCTTCCGGCCGCCCTGACGGAAACGCAGGCTCGGGAGGCGGCATTGAGCCAGGAGTCGGTTCAGCGCCATTTGAACGGCAAGTCCCCCAAGCGATTGATTTATGTTCCCGGGAAACTGGTCAATATCGTGGTGTAGACAGTTGCGGGATCGGGAGAGATCCGTGGTGGTTTCGGCCAAGGTGCTCCAGGTGTTGGCCGCCTGGCTGCTGACCGGCCTGCTGGCTGCCGGCTGCGGGTACCGCCTGGCCGGAAAAGCCACCGCCATTCCCGAGTCCGTCGATTCCATCGCCGTTCCCATTTTCACCAATCGGACAACCAAGTACAGGCTGGAGCAGCGCCTGACCTCGGCGGTGGTGGACGAGCTGACTTCACGCACCCGGTACCGCATCTCCTCCAACCCTTCTTCGGCCGCAGCTGTGCTGACCGGAATCGTCACGGGGTTCAGATCGACTCCGGTAATCTTCTCGGGCAGGGCGGGGTCCACCATTCTGGTGACGGTGCGCCTGCGGGTGGAG harbors:
- the lptE gene encoding LPS assembly lipoprotein LptE — its product is MVVSAKVLQVLAAWLLTGLLAAGCGYRLAGKATAIPESVDSIAVPIFTNRTTKYRLEQRLTSAVVDELTSRTRYRISSNPSSAAAVLTGIVTGFRSTPVIFSGRAGSTILVTVRLRVELRDSRSKKLLFENRNYFFREEFEISRASQDFFPEEGPALDRLAKAFSRDLVSTILESF